The following proteins are co-located in the Vanessa tameamea isolate UH-Manoa-2023 chromosome W, ilVanTame1 primary haplotype, whole genome shotgun sequence genome:
- the LOC113403525 gene encoding uncharacterized protein LOC113403525, protein MVSKIAILYQNVRGLRTKTSEFFSNILNCEHDIICLTETWLLPGIFDSEIFDSRYSVYRCDRNYNERNDKMGGGVLIAVRNGLVVKDPVFLPSNDIVSCDVFSLCVALRTKGKPVNCRFFCCYFPQSGSQFQDQLNFYERISELVILNPKDIFLIVGDFNVPSAIWSPSSTSAELCENIGNSMVNAMSSFMSLNNFSQYNLVSNINNRQLDLVFSNSNCRVMRCETPLVKEDLHHPTLDIMLIDIKISSFLSPPRIVKLFHKADYKIINELLANIDWSVISDYYDIDTSVEKFYYIINDIITKNIPSKVVVDLSKYPAWYSPALIKIIKEKPKYHKKWKMYDNYSDYSTFKLLRDRQKRVEKTCYDNYLDFAENNILRNSKCFWTFVKTKQNTNDIPERLYYNDISTCDGQQISNLFNEYFYTSFEHSTHLNNFSCNSQNNSGYN, encoded by the coding sequence ATGGTATCCAAAATAGCGATTTTGTACCAAAACGTGCGAGGTCTTAGAACAAAAACCTCTGAgtttttttcgaatatattaaattgtgaaCATGACATAATTTGTCTAACTGAAACGTGGTTATTACCTGGAATTTTTGATTCAGAAATTTTTGATAGTCGCTACTCGGTCTATAGATGTGATCGTAACTACAATGAACGTAACGATAAAATGGGAGGCGGTGTCCTGATTGCGGTGCGGAACGGACTCGTTGTTAAAGACCCTGTCTTTTTGCCGTCAAACGATATTGTTTCCTGTGACGTTTTTTCATTATGCGTAGCTTTAAGGACAAAAGGTAAGCCCGttaattgtagatttttttgttgttattttcctCAGTCGGGTTCACAATTTCAAGATCAGTTGAACTTTTATGAACGTATCTCTGAATTAGTGATATTGAATccgaaagatatatttttaatagttggtGATTTTAATGTTCCCAGTGCTATTTGGTCTCCTTCGTCCACATCCGCTGAGCTCTGTGAGAATATTGGAAACTCAATGGTCAATGCAATGTCTTCCTTCATGTCCTTAAATAACTTTTCCCAATATAACTTAGTCTCAAACATCAATAATCGCCAATTAGACCTTGTCTTCAGTAACTCAAATTGTAGGGTTATGCGCTGTGAAACACCTTTAGTAAAGGAAGATTTACACCATCCCACGTTGGATATTATgttaatagatattaaaattagtagcTTTCTTAGCCCTCCTCGTATTGTTAAACTTTTTCATAAAGctgactataaaataattaatgaattattggCTAACATTGATTGGTCGGTTATTTCTGATTACTATGATATTGACACATCCGTTGAGAAATTCTATTACATAATCAATGATATAATTACAAAGAATATTCCTTCTAAAGTGGTTGTTGATCTTAGTAAGTATCCAGCGTGGTATTCTCCTGCacttattaaaatcattaaagaaaaaccaaaatatcacaaaaaatggAAAATGTATGATAATTACAGTGATTACAGTACTTTTAAATTACTTCGTGATAGACAAAAAAGGGTTGAAAAGACATGCTACGATAACTATCTTGATTTTgcggaaaataatattttgagaaaCTCTAAGTGTTTTTGGACATTTGTCAAGACCAAACAGAATACAAATGACATACCTGAGCGGCTATATTATAACGATATCTCAACATGTGACGGTCAGCAAATAAGCAatctatttaatgaatatttctaTACATCCTTTGAACATAGTACACATCTTAACAATTTTTCCTGTAACAGTCAAAATAATAGTGGATACAATTAA